A DNA window from Candidatus Saccharimonadales bacterium contains the following coding sequences:
- a CDS encoding HIT domain-containing protein: MTELNDKDKQIMYRDARVTGTYDEIWQSVGKCVFCDLNEKYIFYEENGVVMTVALFAYIDGHFMIIPRRHIRSVKDLTPSEWETMRKFMYIAKKMIREVHGIKGMQIVQKDGATAQSTVEHIHFHCIPFDQPDLNTWHYRQLENTPIENAEAYQSQHDKIAKLSKRFADKYQDEE; encoded by the coding sequence ATGACCGAACTCAACGATAAAGACAAACAGATAATGTACCGTGATGCACGTGTCACTGGGACATATGACGAAATTTGGCAGTCAGTCGGCAAATGTGTATTTTGTGATTTAAATGAAAAGTACATTTTTTACGAAGAAAATGGTGTCGTTATGACGGTCGCCCTTTTTGCATATATTGATGGACATTTTATGATCATCCCACGTCGACATATTCGATCCGTAAAAGACCTGACGCCAAGTGAATGGGAGACGATGCGAAAGTTTATGTATATTGCTAAAAAGATGATCCGGGAAGTTCATGGGATCAAGGGTATGCAGATTGTTCAAAAAGATGGTGCAACTGCACAGAGTACAGTTGAACATATTCATTTCCACTGCATACCGTTTGATCAGCCAGATCTTAATACATGGCACTATCGACAGCTTGAGAATACGCCAATTGAAAATGCGGAGGCATATCAGTCTCAGCACGATAAAATTGCAAAACTAAGTAAACGGTTCGCTGACAAATATCAAGATGAAGAATAA